From a region of the Sphaerodactylus townsendi isolate TG3544 linkage group LG09, MPM_Stown_v2.3, whole genome shotgun sequence genome:
- the LOC125438771 gene encoding syntenin-1, translating into MSLYPSLEDLKVDKVIQAQTAFSSNPANPAILSEASAPAFQDGSLYPKLYPELSQYMGLSLNEEEIQRNLAVVPAANSQGIVARPSAVNYMVAPVTGSDVGIRRAEIKQGIREIILCKDQDGKIGLRLKSVDNGIFVQLVQANSPASLSGLRFGDQVLQINSENCAGWSSDKAHKVLKQIPGERISMIVRDRPFERTITMHKDSTGHVGFIFKNGKITSIVKDSSAARNGLLTEHTICEINGQNVIGLKDSQIADILTTAGNVVTITIMPSQIFEHIIKRMATSIIKGKMDHTIPEV; encoded by the exons ATGTCACTGTATCCTTCCTTGGAAGATTTGAAAGTGGACAAAGTGATCCAG GCACAGACAGCTTTCTCTTCAAATCCTGCCAATCCGGCAATTTTATCCGAAGCCTCAGCACCTGCTTTTCAAGATGGAA gTTTATATCCAAAACTGTATCCAGAACTTTCCCAGTATATGGGTCTGAGTCTGAATGAAGAAGAGATACAGAGAAACTTGGCAGTGGTTCCTGCTGCTAATTCTCAGGGG ATTGTTGCAAGACCTTCAGCGGTGAATTACATGGTGGCTCCagtaactggaagtgatgttggcATTCGTCGAGCAGAAATTAAGCAAGGGATTCGTGAAATAATCTTGTGTAAAGATCAGGATGGAAAAATTGGACTTCGTCTTAAATCAGTAGACAAT GGTATATTTGTCCAGTTGGTTCAGGCAAACTCTCCAGCATCGCTGTCTGGGCTGAGGTTTGGGGACCAGGTTCTGCAAATCAACAGTGAAAACTGTGCAGGATGGAGTTCTGACAAGGCTCATAAAGTTCTGAAGCAAATACCTGGAGAGAGAATTTCAATGATTGTTCGTGACAG GCCTTTTGAGCGAACTATTACCATGCACAAAGATAGCACAGGACATGTTGGCTTCATATTCAAAAATGGAAAGATAACTTCAATAGTAAAAGACAGTTCTGCTGCTAGAAATGGACTCCTGACTGAACATACCATCTGTGAAATCAACGGACAGAATGTAATTGGCCTTAAA GATTCCCAAATTGCAGATATCTTGACAACAGCTGGAAATGTAGTGACCATCACCATCATGCCTTCTCAGATTTTTGAACATATAATAAAGAG gatggccacaagcattataaAAGGCAAGATGGATCACACCATCCCTGAAGTTTAA